The Oncorhynchus tshawytscha isolate Ot180627B linkage group LG30, Otsh_v2.0, whole genome shotgun sequence genome includes a region encoding these proteins:
- the zpr1 gene encoding zinc finger protein ZPR1 isoform X2, with protein MSVIAEENVRGIGGSVFKEISADNDEDNQPTEIESLCMNCYQNGMTRILLTKIPFFKEVIISSFTCPNCSWSNTEIQSAGRIQDQGIAYTLKVKSKQDMNREVVKADSATTRIPELDFEIPPYTQKGSLSTIEGLIDRAVAGLEQDQQLRNATAPEVAVKIDEFIDKLKKLKEGVFTLVIDDPSGNSFVENPFAPQKDEALSVSHYKRTPQQDAQLGIKAEDEEEKPSNDIDCMRNEVLTFNTNCPECNAPASTNMKLVQIPHFKEVIIMATNCDDCGHRTNEVKSGGATEELGTKITLHLTDVSDMSRDLLKSETCSILIPELEFELGMAAVGGKFTTLEGLLKDIKDLIMAGEMDVHVVLDDPAGNSYLQNVYAPDPDPEMTTEKYTRTFEQNEDLGLNDMKTEGYQE; from the exons ATGTCAGTCATAGCAGAGGAAAATGTCCGTGGCATTGGCGGTAGTGTTTTCAAGGAGATCAGTGCTGATAATGACGAAGACAATCAACCCACCGAAATTGAGAGTCTGTGCATGAATTGTTACCAAAAT GGAATGACACGTATTCTTCTTACGAAGATTCCTTTCTTTAAAGAAGTTATCATCAGTTCTTTCACCTGTCCCAACTGCAGCTGGTCGAACACTGAAATCCAATCAGCTGGTCGCATACAGGATCAAGGCATCGCCTACACACTCAAAGTCAAGTCAAAACAG GATATGAATCGAGAAGTTGTCAAAGCAGACAGTGCAACCACCAGAATCCCAGAACTGGATTTTGAAATCCCCCCATACACTCAGAAGGGCT CACTCTCTACCATCGAAGGCCTCATAGACCGTGCAGTTGCAGGGTTGGAGCAAGACCAACAACTAAGAAAT GCAACTGCACCAGAAGTTGCTGTAAAGATTGATGAGTTCATTGATAAATTGAAGAAGTTGAAAGAAGGTGTATTCACACTG GTCATTGATGATCCATCTGGGAACAGTTTTGTGGAGAACCCCTTTGCTCCGCAGAAAGATGAGGCTCTCTCGGTCAGCCACTACAAGAGAACACCCCAACAGGACGCCCAGTTAGGAATAAAG GCTGAAGACGAGGAGGAAAAGCCCAGTAATGACATTGACTGTATGAGAAATGAG GTGTTGACGTTTAATACAAACTGTCCAGAGTGCAATGCCCCAGCCTCGACAAACATGAAGCTTGTCC AAATACCCCATTTCAAAGAAGTCATTATCATGGCAACAAACTGTGATGACTGTGGACATCGAACCAACGAA GTGAAATCTGGTGGAGCCACAGAAGAGCTGGGCACCAAGATAACTCTTCACCTCACTGACGTGTCTGACATGTCCAGAGATCTTCTCAAG TCGGAGACATGTAGCATCCTCATACCTGAGCTGGAGTTTGAGTTGGGGATGGCAGCTGTCGGTGGCAAATTCACCACCTTGGAGGGACTCCTCAAAGACATCAAAGATCTG ATCATGGCGGGAGAAATGGACGTGCACGTTGTTCTCGACGACCCTGCAGGGAACAGCTATCTCCAG AACGTCTATGCCCCTGACCCAGACCCAGAGATGACAACTGAGAAGTACACCAGGACATTTGAGCAGAATGAAGACCTTGGTCTCAATGACATGAAGACAGAGGGCTATCAGGAGTAA
- the zpr1 gene encoding zinc finger protein ZPR1 isoform X1, with the protein MSVIAEENVRGIGGSVFKEISADNDEDNQPTEIESLCMNCYQNGMTRILLTKIPFFKEVIISSFTCPNCSWSNTEIQSAGRIQDQGIAYTLKVKSKQDMNREVVKADSATTRIPELDFEIPPYTQKGSLSTIEGLIDRAVAGLEQDQQLRNATAPEVAVKIDEFIDKLKKLKEGVFTLVIDDPSGNSFVENPFAPQKDEALSVSHYKRTPQQDAQLGIKAEDEEEKPSNDIDCMRNEVLTFNTNCPECNAPASTNMKLVQIPHFKEVIIMATNCDDCGHRTNEVKSGGATEELGTKITLHLTDVSDMSRDLLKSETCSILIPELEFELGMAAVGGKFTTLEGLLKDIKDLIVSKNPFTCGDSSTSDRTEKLKLFGEKIDKIMAGEMDVHVVLDDPAGNSYLQNVYAPDPDPEMTTEKYTRTFEQNEDLGLNDMKTEGYQE; encoded by the exons ATGTCAGTCATAGCAGAGGAAAATGTCCGTGGCATTGGCGGTAGTGTTTTCAAGGAGATCAGTGCTGATAATGACGAAGACAATCAACCCACCGAAATTGAGAGTCTGTGCATGAATTGTTACCAAAAT GGAATGACACGTATTCTTCTTACGAAGATTCCTTTCTTTAAAGAAGTTATCATCAGTTCTTTCACCTGTCCCAACTGCAGCTGGTCGAACACTGAAATCCAATCAGCTGGTCGCATACAGGATCAAGGCATCGCCTACACACTCAAAGTCAAGTCAAAACAG GATATGAATCGAGAAGTTGTCAAAGCAGACAGTGCAACCACCAGAATCCCAGAACTGGATTTTGAAATCCCCCCATACACTCAGAAGGGCT CACTCTCTACCATCGAAGGCCTCATAGACCGTGCAGTTGCAGGGTTGGAGCAAGACCAACAACTAAGAAAT GCAACTGCACCAGAAGTTGCTGTAAAGATTGATGAGTTCATTGATAAATTGAAGAAGTTGAAAGAAGGTGTATTCACACTG GTCATTGATGATCCATCTGGGAACAGTTTTGTGGAGAACCCCTTTGCTCCGCAGAAAGATGAGGCTCTCTCGGTCAGCCACTACAAGAGAACACCCCAACAGGACGCCCAGTTAGGAATAAAG GCTGAAGACGAGGAGGAAAAGCCCAGTAATGACATTGACTGTATGAGAAATGAG GTGTTGACGTTTAATACAAACTGTCCAGAGTGCAATGCCCCAGCCTCGACAAACATGAAGCTTGTCC AAATACCCCATTTCAAAGAAGTCATTATCATGGCAACAAACTGTGATGACTGTGGACATCGAACCAACGAA GTGAAATCTGGTGGAGCCACAGAAGAGCTGGGCACCAAGATAACTCTTCACCTCACTGACGTGTCTGACATGTCCAGAGATCTTCTCAAG TCGGAGACATGTAGCATCCTCATACCTGAGCTGGAGTTTGAGTTGGGGATGGCAGCTGTCGGTGGCAAATTCACCACCTTGGAGGGACTCCTCAAAGACATCAAAGATCTG ATTGTTTCCAAAAATCCATTCACTTGTGGAGACAGCTCCACTTCAGATCGAACAGAGAAACTGAAACTTTTTGGTGAGAAGATTGACAAG ATCATGGCGGGAGAAATGGACGTGCACGTTGTTCTCGACGACCCTGCAGGGAACAGCTATCTCCAG AACGTCTATGCCCCTGACCCAGACCCAGAGATGACAACTGAGAAGTACACCAGGACATTTGAGCAGAATGAAGACCTTGGTCTCAATGACATGAAGACAGAGGGCTATCAGGAGTAA
- the LOC112228432 gene encoding histone H2A-like gives MSGRGKTGVKEKSRSSRAGLQFPVRRVHRLLRKGNYAECVGAGAPVYLATVLEYLTTEILELAGNAARDNKTRIIPRHLQLAIRNDEELEKLLGGVTIAQGVLPNIAVLPKKTEKPAKNK, from the coding sequence ATGTCTGGTAGAGGCAAAACTGGAGTAAAGGAAAAGTCCCGTTCCTCCCGCGCCGGCCTTCAATTCCCTGTAAGACGTGTCCACAGGTTACTGCGCAAAGGCAACTATGCAGAGTGTGTCGGTGCTGGAGCTCCAGTGTATTTGGCTACTGTGCTTGAATACCTAACCACTGAGATCCTCGAGTTGGCTGGCAACGCTGCAAGGGATAATAAGACCAGAATCATCCCCCGCCACCTTCAGCTGGCAATCCGCAACGACGAGGAACTCGAAAAGCTTTTAGGTGGCGTCACCATCGCTCAAGGAGTATTGCCAAATATTGctgtcctacccaagaagactgaaaAACCAGCAAAGAACAAATAA